One genomic window of Coffea eugenioides isolate CCC68of chromosome 1, Ceug_1.0, whole genome shotgun sequence includes the following:
- the LOC113773273 gene encoding NAC transcription factor 29-like → METQPISSFQFPPGVRFHPSDEELIVYYLHNKVNSRPLPAAVVGEIELYSYNPWDLPKKALFGEEEWYFFSPRDRKYPNGAQPNRTAASGYWRATGTDKPILSSSGARIGIKKSLVFYIGKPLNGVKTDWIMIEYRLPDTHKRPSRSKGSMRLDDWVLCRIRQKGTMSKNSWEVPQSPNTVMEDTPNLKELPPAYPANNASDICSTYFLSKDCHLLAKLLATQDLPPIETNTRATSHGGNKSQNCETVYEHGIIKENQVANSFFPSSLNQQGKPIEEIGYGSIPPSEKAMTNLHEFFLAGNMDCTSFYN, encoded by the exons ATGGAGACACAACCCATTTCTAGCTTCCAGTTTCCTCCTGGCGTCAGATTCCATCCTTCTGACGAAGAGCTCATCGTTTATTATCTCCACAACAAAGTGAATTCTCGTCCACTGCCAGCTGCTGTTGTAGGCGAAATCGAGCTTTACAGCTATAATCCTTGGGACTTGCCAA AGAAGGCGTTGTTTGGAGAGGAAGAATGGTACTTCTTCAGCCCAAGGGACCGGAAGTACCCAAATGGTGCACAGCCTAACAGGACGGCAGCTTCAGGATATTGGAGGGCTACTGGAACTGACAAGCCTATTCTCAGTTCATCTGGAGCAAGAATAGGAATCAAGAAATCTCTTGTCTTCTACATCGGAAAACCTCTGAACGGAGTCAAGACGGACTGGATCATGATCGAGTACCGACTTCCTGACACCCATAAAAGGCCATCAAGGTCTAAAGGGTCCATGAGG TTGGATGACTGGGTCCTATGCCGGATTAGGCAAAAAGGCACCATGTCAAAGAATTCATGGGAAGTTCCTCAAAGTCCGAACACGGTGATGGAGGACACCCCAAACCTGAAGGAACTCCCTCCAGCATACCCAGCAAATAACGCCTCAGATATCTGCTCCACCTATTTCCTATCAAAAGATTGTCACCTGTTGGCAAAACTGCTTGCTACTCAAGATTTGCCTCCCATTGAGACAAACACAAGAGCAACCTCTCACGGCGGCAACAAATCCCAGAACTGCGAGACAGTATATGAACATGGAATAATCAAGGAGAATCAAGTGGcaaattctttctttccaaGTTCCTTGAACCAGCAGGGAAAACCTATTGAAGAGATTGGATATGGGAGCATCCCTCCATCCGAGAAAGCAATGACAAATCTGCACGAGTTTTTCCTAGCTGGTAATATGGATTGTACAAGCTTCTATAATTAA
- the LOC113765145 gene encoding syntaxin-71-like codes for MSVIDIVFRLDDICKKYEKYDVEKQRSLKTSSEDAFARLFASFESQIEAALQKSEMAAMETSRAKVVAMNAEVRRVKARLMEEVPKLQKLAQKKVKGITKEELEIRYDLVLALPERIRAIPDGTSSAAKQTGGWGASASKRNIKFDSDGHFGDDFFQQSEESSQFREEYEMRKLKQDQGLDVISEGLDTLKNLAQDMNEELDRQVPLIDEIDTKVDKATSELKNTNVKLKHKITEIRSSQNMCIDIILLCILLGIAAYLYNILTN; via the exons ATGAGCGTGATAGATATTGTGTTCAGACTCGACGACATATGCAAGAAATACGAGAAATACGACGTTGAAAAGCAGCGTTCCCTCAAGACCTCCTCTGAGGATGCCTTTGCTCGCCTCTTTGCTTCCTTCGAGTCCCAAATCGAAGCTGCTCTCCAG AAGTCGGAGATGGCTGCAATGGAGACAAGCAGGGCAAAGGTGGTGGCTATGAATGCTGAGGTTCGGCGCGTAAAGGCCAGATTAATGGAAGAGGTTCCTAAATTGCAGAAACTCGCCCAGAAGAAG GTCAAGGGGATCACAAAGGAAGAACTAGAGATTCGTTACGATCTGGTTCTAGCATTACCGGAGAGGATCCGTGCCATACCAGATGGAACTTCCAGTGCTGCAAAACAAACAGGAGGTTGGGGTGCTTCAGCGTCTAAAAGAAATATTAAATTTGACTCAG ATGGGCACTTCGGTGATGATTTCTTTCAACAATCTGAAGAATCAAGCCAATTTAGGGAAGAGTATGAAATGCGCAAACTAAAACAG GATCAAGGTTTAGACGTTATCTCAGAAGGTCTGGATACACTGAAAAATCTGGCTCAAGATATGAATGAG GAGCTGGATAGGCAAGTTCCCTTAATTGATGAAATTGACACTAAG GTGGACAAAGCAACATCTGAGCTCAAAAACACAAACGTTAAACTCAAGCACAAAATAACTGAG ATTAGGTCCAGTCAAAACATGTGTATCGACATCATTCTTTTATGTATTCTTCTCGGAATCGCTGCCTACTTGTACAA TATACTGACTAACTAG
- the LOC113760248 gene encoding probable ubiquitin-conjugating enzyme E2 C, which translates to MEVRNDVGDGNLSPEDHPHEQSSPALSKQVKSSPHPVDTNSVTQRLQKELMALMMSGGDLGVSAFPEGESIFTWIGTIEGGKGTMYEGLSYKLSLRFPLDYPFKPPQVKFETMCFHPNVDQYGNICLDILQDKWSSAYDCRTILLSIQSLLGEPNNESPLNSSAAALWKSQEDYRKMVRKYYYLSGEVLES; encoded by the exons ATGGAGGTCCGAAACGACGTCGGAGATGGTAACTTGTCGCCGGAAGATCACCCTCACGAACAATCGTCTCCGGCTCTGTCTAAGCAAGTCAAGTCTTCTCCTCACCCTGTCGACACCAATTCCGTTACCCAAAG gTTGCAGAAAGAGTTGATGGCCCTCATG atgAGTGGAGGAGATCTTGGAGTGTCTGCTTTTCCGGAAGGGGAGAGCATTTTTACTTGGATTGGCACCATTGAGGGTGGTAAAGGAACTATGTATGAGGGTCTATCCTACAAGCTCTCTTTACGCTTTCCCCTCGATTACCCTTTCAAGCCTCCACAAGTAAAATTTGAGACAATGTGCTTCCATCCAAATGTTGACCAATATGGGAATATTTGTTTAGACATTTTACAG GACAAGTGGTCTTCGGCTTATGATTGCAGAACTATTCTTCTGTCAATCCAGAGTCTTTTAGGAG AACCCAATAATGAAAGCCCTCTCAACAGCTCTGCTGCTGCACTTTGGAAAAGCCAGGAAG ATTACAGAAAGATGGTACgcaaatattattatttaagCGGAGAAGTATTAGAGAGCTGA
- the LOC113775598 gene encoding protein transport protein Sec61 subunit beta has translation MARGTSQSQAASGPTSRPGMVAPRGSAAATAVQRRRRLGGGSSNAGASGNVGGGSSSNMLRFYTDDAPGLKISPTVVLVMSLCFIGFVTALHVFGKLYRYRSAPGA, from the coding sequence atggcACGAGGCACCTCACAGTCTCAAGCCGCCTCCGGCCCCACCTCGCGTCCTGGTATGGTGGCGCCCCGTGGCTCTGCTGCAGCCACTGCTGTCCAGCGCCGCCGCAGACTCGGCGGTGGATCCTCTAACGCTGGTGCCTCCGGCAACGTTGGCGGTGGCTCCAGTAGTAACATGCTGAGATTCTACACTGATGACGCCCCTGGGCTAAAGATCTCGCCCACGGTCGTCCTTGTCATGAGCCTTTGCTTCATTGGCTTCGTCACCGCTCTCCACGTCTTCGGCAAGCTCTACCGCTACCGATCGGCTCCCGGAGCCTGA
- the LOC113778734 gene encoding MLO-like protein 6 — translation MAGGDGGRSLEQTPTWAVAVVCFVLVAISILIEHILHLIGKWLKSKHKRSLYEALEKIKSELMLLGFISLLLTVGQGPITKICISKEAGATWHPCNKRQEANLDKYSGKSHGEDGRRRLLSDDGARRILASGGADKCEAKGKVSFVSTDGIHQLHIFIFVLAVFHVLYCILTYALGRAKMSSWKAWEKETKTAEYQFSHDPERFRFARETSFGRRHLSFWSRTPFLLWIVCFFRQFVRSVPKVDYLTLRHGFIMAHLAPQSHANFDFQKYINRSLEEDFKAVVGISPPIWLSGVIFLLFNTHGWYSYLWLPFVPLVIILLVGTKLQVIITKMGLSIQERGEVVKGVPVVQLGDDLFWFNRPRLILYLINFVLFQNAFQLAFFAWTWYEFGLRSCFHEHLEDIIIRISMGVLIQILCSYVTLPLYALVTQMGSTMKPTIFNERVATALKNWHHTAKKHIKESKHSGLASPISSRAATPSHHLSPVHLLRRYKSELDSLQTSPRKSNFDIEQSEPESPSPSQFHQGSIDHVSSSQHQHNIELGFLDHDGTDVQAPNLSSQVAPLPEHEINTRHSNSGKSSEFSFIQRNASK, via the exons ATGGCTGGAGGAGATGGAGGAAGATCCTTGGAGCAAACGCCGACGTGGGCTGTCGCCGTCGTGTGTTTTGTTTTGGTTGCGATTTCAATTTTGATTGAGCATATTCTCCATCTAATTGGCAAG TGGTTAAAGTCAAAGCATAAAAGATCCCTTTATGAAGCTCTGGAAAAGATCAAATCAG AGCTTATGTTGTTGGGATTCATTTCCTTGCTCCTTACGGTAGGACAAGGTCCAATAACCAAAATATGTATATCCAAAGAAGCTGGAGCTACATGGCATCCGTGCAATAAGAGGCAagaagcaaatttggacaagTATTCTGGTAAAAGTCATGGAGAAGACGGACGGAGACGACTTCTATCAGATGACGGGGCTCGGCGTATTCTGGCTTCGGGAGGGGCCGATAAATGTGAAGCCAAG GGGAAAGTATCGTTTGTGTCAACAGATGGTATACATCAGCTGCATATTTTCATCTTCGTCTTGGCCGTTTTTCATGTCCTCTACTGTATCTTGACCTATGCCTTGGGGAGAGCCAAG ATGAGCAGCTGGAAGGCATGGGAGAAGGAAACAAAGACTGCTGAATACCAGTTCTCACACG ATCCTGAGAGATTCAGATTTGCCAGAGAAACCTCTTTTGGAAGAAGGCACTTGAGCTTCTGGAGCAGGACCCCCTTTctactttggatt GTCTGCTTCTTCAGGCAATTTGTCAGGTCGGTGCCCAAAGTTGATTACTTGACCCTAAGGCATGGATTTATCATG GCACATTTGGCGCCTCAAAGCCACGCAAATTTTGACTTCCAGAAGTACATCAATAGATCACTGGAAGAGGATTTCAAAGCGGTTGTTGGTATCAG CCCTCCGATCTGGTTATCCGGGGTGATCTTCCTCCTCTTCAATACTCATG GCTGGTATTCATATCTGTGGCTGCCATTTGTCCCACTGGTG ATAATCTTGTTGGTTGGGACCAAGCTACAAGTGATTATAACCAAAATGGGCCTAAGCATTCAAGAAAGAGGTGAAGTTGTGAAAGGCGTGCCAGTGGTTCAGCTTGGAGACGACCTCTTCTGGTTCAATCGTCCACGACTCATTCTTTACCTCATCAACTTCGTCCTCTTCCAG AATGCATTTCAATTGGCCTTCTTTGCCTGGACTTGG TATGAATTTGGGTTGAGATCTTGTTTCCACGAGCACTTGGAGGATATTATAATCAGAATATCGATGGG GGTTCTCATACAGATTCTTTGCAGCTATGTCACCCTTCCTCTATATGCCCTTGTAACGCAG ATGGGTTCCACAATGAAACCAACAATATTCAACGAAAGAGTGGCCACAGCCTTGAAAAACTGGCATCACACAGCAAAGAAACACATCAAAGAAAGCAAGCATTCAGGGCTTGCATCCCCAATCTCAAGCAGAGCAGCCACACCATCCCACCACCTATCCCCTGTCCATCTCCTCCGCCGCTACAAGAGCGAACTCGACAGCCTCCAAACATCTCCAAGAAAATCAAACTTCGACATTGAACAATCGGAGCCCGAGTCACCTTCTCCCAGCCAATTCCACCAGGGAAGTATTGATCATGTTTCTTCTTCCCAACACCAGCACAATATTGAACTTGGATTCTTGGACCACGACGGTACTGATGTTCAAGCGCCTAACTTGTCATCACAAGTGGCTCCTCTGCCTGAACACGAAATCAATACTCGTCATTCAAATAGTGGAAAATCAAGCGAATTTTCATTTATTCAAAGGAATGCTAGTAAATAG